A stretch of Castanea sativa cultivar Marrone di Chiusa Pesio chromosome 2, ASM4071231v1 DNA encodes these proteins:
- the LOC142625573 gene encoding uncharacterized protein LOC142625573 → MFGRLSPRRSQRSKGFKVKHALQICLLLGVSIWLLYQVRHSRDKKAVSFVESAKTGNEILKLGRKDLHPQVEETTIRDARHKEDEDVEETKNEEQNRPEEIDNVGKVDANDETDVHDKDKVEEEAEHKKDSEDGAKEKEESRDKETEESNEKEREDKEFEERKELNEEKENEEIYKKKQENMEFEENKEKESENKEFEESREKGDEEIREKESEKKNSEESSGKESEESKDKQNEDKENEDNKEKITEDNKSVEESQGENNKEEREERNEPGSTEKEGKIEELGSSEGQVQDGSDRQNEEAREEQYKGDDASSAVVHENQNITNEQSSWENSKDAEQVENREKKDFELENKTNSSEVVDLNHNESDKNVRETENFEKNDSTNATSSEDGGNNQPESENGSNASSNNTVPIGENSTLQNVVLQQTDNSESGSAANNKQQDSSGTPSTTMENGDAGNGESRDTSTNADSAVPYTQADGSNVSVETENKSEHTVMHGNNDIIQTEKPNSDSGLEGTQNVVLSSSTNDNVDNGHKEQVESSDSSFQQENHYADQSNTNGQKEPDNSSDSSIPQGKDSSSNTDTNADAGKNENENVQSNKNDSEGASQKESVDSQEEREASSNTNSDSNGSQNDQVDSSILQEEKDARTDLETLPETRTEGNHNSETAAE, encoded by the coding sequence ATGTTCGGCAGGTTATCACCTCGTAGGAGCCAGAGATCCAAAGGATTTAAGGTGAAGCATGCTCTCCAGATATGCCTTTTGCTTGGAGTTAGCATCTGGCTCCTTTACCAAGTCAGGCACTCTCGTGATAAGAAAGCAGTATCATTTGTTGAGAGTGCAAAAACTGGGAATGAAATCTTGAAGTTGGGGAGAAAAGATCTTCATCCTCAAGTGGAAGAGACTACCATTAGAGATGCAAGGCAcaaggaagatgaagatgtgGAAGAAACCAAGAACGAAGAACAAAACAGGCCTGAAGAAATTGATAATGTAGGAAAAGTTGACGCGAATGATGAGACAGATGTACATGACAAGGACAAAGTTGAAGAGGAAGCAGAGCATAAAAAGGATTCAGAAGATGGAGCgaaagagaaggaagagagccGAGATAAGGAGACTGAAGAGAGCAATGAGAAGGAAAGAGAAGATAAGGAGTTTGAAGAGCGCAAAGAGCtgaatgaagagaaggagaatGAGGAGATCTataagaagaaacaagaaaacATGGAATTTGAAGAgaacaaagagaaggaaagtGAAAACAAGGAGTTTGAAGAGAGCAGAGAGAAGGGAGATGAAGAAATTAGAGAAAAGGAAAGTGAAAAGAAGAATAGTGAAGAGAGCAGTGGGAAGGAAAGTGAAGAGAGCAAAGATAAGCAAAATGAAGATAAGGAGAATGaagataacaaagaaaaaataactgAGGATAATAAAAGTGTGGAGGAGAGTCAAGGGGAAAATAATAAAGAGGAGAGGGAAGAGAGGAATGAGCCTGGTAGTACAGAGAAAGAAGGTAAGATAGAGGAGCTGGGTTCATCTGAAGGTCAGGTTCAAGATGGAAGTGATAGGCAGAATGAGGAGGCAAGAGAAGAACAGTACAAGGGGGATGATGCTTCTAGTGCTGTTGTAcatgaaaatcaaaatataacaaATGAGCAAAGCAGTTGGGAAAATTCAAAGGATGCAGAACAAGTCGAAaacagagaaaagaaagattttgagCTGGAGAATAAAACAAATAGCAGTGAAGTAGTTGATCTCAATCACAATGAGTCAGACAAGAATGTGagagaaactgaaaattttgagaagaatGACTCAACAAATGCAACTAGCAGTGAAGATGGTGGTAACAATCAGCCAGAGTCAGAGAATGGTTCTAATGCTAGTTCAAATAATACAGTCCCTATTGGAGAGAACTCTACTCTGCAAAATGTTGTACTACAACAAACTGATAATTCTGAATCGGGCTCAGCAGCCAATAACAAGCAACAAGATTCAAGTGGAACACCTTCCACAACAATGGAGAATGGTGATGCAGGTAATGGAGAGTCCAGAGATACTTCTACTAATGCTGATTCTGCTGTGCCATATACGCAGGCCGATGGGTCCAATGTATCTGTTGAGACTGAAAACAAATCTGAACATACTGTCATGCATGGAAACAATGATATCATTCAGACTGAAAAGCCCAACAGTGATTCTGGACTAGAGGGGACACAAAATGTTGTTTTGTCATCAAGCACAAATGACAATGTTGACAATGGTCACAAGGAACAAGTTGAATCTTCAGATTCTTCATTCCAACAAGAGAATCACTATGCTGATCAAAGCAACACAAATGGCCAAAAAGAACCAGATAATTCTTCTGATTCTTCAATTCCCCAAGGGAAAGACTCATCCTCAAATACAGATACCAATGCTGATGCAGGAAAGAATGAAAATGAGAATGTTCAAAGCAACAAAAATGACAGTGAAGGTGCAAGCCAAAAGGAATCAGTTGATTCccaggaagagagagaggcatCATCAAACACAAATAGTGACAGCAATGGTAGCCAAAATGATCAAGTTGATTCTTCTATCCTTCAGGAAGAGAAAGATGCTCGTACGGATTTGGAAACTTTGCCAGAGACCAGAACTGAAGGGAATCACAACAGTGAGACAGCTGCAGAGTGA
- the LOC142625321 gene encoding uncharacterized protein LOC142625321: MGGKSVSMFSDSQLFVGQMVGTLEARDPRMQEYLTRVRSSQSKLDSFTLMHISRSGNTHADSLATLTTSSAKNLPRVILVEDLLKPAPTAIGAIYIHQVRFGPSWMDPIISFLKSDVLPEERSEADKVRRKTPRFWLSEDRKLYKRFFSGPYLLCIHPEATESLYLRT, translated from the exons atggggGGAAAGTCAGTCTCAATGTTCTCAGATTCTCAGTTATTCGTGGGCCAAATGGTGGGGACAttagaggctagggatccaagaatgcaagaatatttgacCCGGGTTAGGAGTTCACAATCCAAACTTGACTCTTTTACCTTGATGCATATATCTAGGAGTGGGAATACACATGCTGATTCATTAGCCACACTTACAACATCTTCGGCTAAAAATTTGCCCCGAGTCATTCTCGTTGAAGATTTGTTGAAACCTGCTCCGACTGCTATTGGTGCTATCTATATTCATCAAGTTAGGttcggacctagttggatggaccccatAATATCCTTTCTTAAGAGTGATGTCCTGCCCGAGGAGAGATCTGAGGCAGATAAAGTTCGTAGAAAGACGCCCcgattctggttgtccgaggatcggAAGCTGTATAAACGCTTCTTTTCTGGGCCATACTTGCTGTGTATACACCCTGAAGCAACAGAGTCAct ATATCTTCGTACATAG
- the LOC142624729 gene encoding cysteine desulfurase, mitochondrial: MASSKLLASALRQTLLSKFTTTHHVRPLSTAAAAAVAADYHEDTDGITMKGVKISGRPLYLDVQATSPVDPRVLDAMLPFYLSRYGNPHSRTHLFGWESENAVEAARSQVASLIGASPKEIIFTSGATESNNISVKGVLHFYKDKKRHVITTQTEHKCVLDSCRHLQQEGFEVTYLPVKSDGIIDLDQLRSAIRPDTGLVSVMAVNNEIGVIQPMEEIGQICKEFNVPFHTDAAQALGKIPVDVEKWNVSLMSLSGHKIYGPKGVGALYLRRRPRIRVEPQMNGGGQERGLRSGTVPTPLVVGMGAACELAQMEMQYDEKRIKSLQERLLNGVREKLDGVVVNGSEERRYAGNLNLSFAYVEGESLLMGLKEVAVSSGSACTSASLEPSYVLRALGVDEDMAHTSIRFGIGRFTTEAEIDRAVALTVHQVEKLREMSPLYEMVKEGINIKDIQWSQH, from the coding sequence ATGGCCTCCTCCAAGCTTCTCGCTTCCGCTCTCCGCCAAACCctattatcaaaattcaccACTACTCACCACGTCCGCCCCCTCTCCACCGCCGCTGCCGCCGCCGTAGCCGCCGATTACCACGAGGACACGGATGGAATTACAATGAAAGGCGTCAAAATCTCTGGAAGACCACTTTACCTGGACGTACAAGCCACGTCACCGGTGGACCCGCGTGTCCTCGACGCCATGCTGCCTTTTTATCTCTCTCGCTACGGCAACCCTCATTCCCGGACCCACCTCTTCGGCTGGGAATCCGAAAACGCCGTCGAAGCCGCTCGCTCCCAAGTCGCTTCTCTCATCGGCGCTTCCCCTAAGGAAATTATCTTCACCTCCGGCGCCACCGAGTCCAACAACATCTCAGTCAAGGGAGTCCTGCACTTCTACAAGGACAAGAAGCGCCACGTCATCACCACGCAGACTGAGCACAAGTGTGTCCTCGATTCCTGCCGTCACCTCCAGCAGGAAGGCTTCGAAGTCACCTACTTGCCGGTGAAATCCGATGGTATCATCGATTTGGATCAGCTCCGATCCGCTATTCGGCCCGATACGGGGCTTGTTTCGGTTATGGCTGTTAATAACGAGATTGGAGTGATTCAACCGATGGAGGAAATCGGCCAAATTTGCAAGGAATTTAATGTTCCGTTTCATACAGACGCTGCCCAAGCGTTGGGGAAGATTCCGGTCGATGTGGAGAAGTGGAACGTGAGCTTGATGTCGTTGAGTGGGCATAAAATCTACGGCCCCAAAGGCGTGGGCGCTTTGTATTTGAGAAGAAGGCCGAGGATTCGCGTGGAGCCGCAAATGAACGGTGGTGGTCAAGAGAGAGGGCTTCGGAGTGGGACTGTGCCAACTCCGCTTGTTGTGGGGATGGGGGCTGCGTGTGAGTTGGCTCAGATGGAAATGCAATATGACGAAAAGCGAATTAAGTCGTTGCAAGAGCGATTGCTGAATGGTGTTAGGGAAAAGCTAGATGGGGTTGTGGTGAATGGGAGTGAGGAGAGGAGGTATGCTGGGAATTTGAATCTTTCGTTTGCGTATGTCGAAGGGGAGAGCTTGTTGATGGGGTTGAAGGAGGTGGCAGTGTCGAGTGGTAGTGCGTGCACTAGTGCCAGCTTGGAGCCTTCCTATGTGTTGAGGGCATTGGGGGTTGATGAGGATATGGCTCACACGTCGATTCGGTTTGGGATTGGGAGGTTTACTACTGAGGCTGAGATTGACCGGGCAGTTGCGCTCACAGTGCATCAGGTGGAGAAGTTGAGGGAAATGAGTCCCCTTTATGAAATGGTGAAAGAAGGGATTAATATTAAGGATATTCAGTGGTCACAACACTGA
- the LOC142624612 gene encoding cytochrome c oxidase subunit 6a, mitochondrial, with product MAMAMVRSGLLRTALRGGSRPSAPPKRNFASSAHHDDAYETAKWEKITFAGIATCTILAIYNLSRGHPHFDEPPPYPYLHIRNKEFPWGPDGLFEVKHEHH from the exons ATGGCTATGGCGATGGTCCGATCTGGTCTTCTCCGAACCGCTCTGCGCGGTGGCTCTCGACCCTCTGCTCCTCCCAAGCGCAACTTTGCCTCCTCCGCTCACCACGACGATGCCT atgAGACTGCAAAATGGGAAAAGATAACATTTGCAGGCATTGCTACCTGCACCATTTTAGCAATTTATAACCTATCAAGGGGCCATCCCCACTTCGACGAGCCTCCT CCATACCCGTATTTACACATTCGCAACAAGGAGTTTCCATGGG GTCCTGATGGGCTTTTTGAGGTGAAGCACGAGCACCACTAA